A region from the Manihot esculenta cultivar AM560-2 chromosome 13, M.esculenta_v8, whole genome shotgun sequence genome encodes:
- the LOC110629568 gene encoding chromatin assembly factor 1 subunit FAS2 isoform X1 produces the protein MKGGTVQINWHGTKPVLTLDFHPISGLLATGGADFDIKLWLINSGEAQKKIPTSTYQNSLSHHCSAVNTLRFSKSGDLLASGADGGELIVWKLHSTETGQTWKVLKNLSFHRKDILDLQWSPDGAFLISGSVDNSCIIWDVNKGSVHQLLDSHFHYVQGVAWDPLTKYVASLSSDRTCRVYMNKPQLKTKAVEKMNYVCQHVIAKTEHQSADDSKSSKNHLFHDETLPSFFRRLAWSPDGSFLLVPAGSHKIPPASDAVNTAYAFSRKDFSRPALMLPGASKPVVAVRFCPMAFSLRESDSAGFFKLPYRLIFAVATLNSLYIYDTESAPPIAILAGLHYAAITDIAWSLSAQYLAVSSQDGYCTLVEFETNELGLPIPLAVSAAEHKKDLVHENKSPIIDKREEIVIETPADAGSIAENSKKTDVEKNEGKQASPSSISIPISNKPAKRRITPMAIDPK, from the exons ATGAAGGGAGGAACTGTTCAGATCAATTGGCATGGCACAAAACCTGTCCTAACCCTAGACTTTCACCCCATTTCCGGTCTCCTCGCCACCGGCGGCGCCGACTTCGACATCAAG CTTTGGTTAATAAATTCAGGTGAAGCGCAGAAAAAAATCCCAACATCTACTTATCAAAATAGCCTTTCCCACCATTGTTCTGCTGTGAATACTCTTCGTTTCTCCAAGTCCG GAGATCTACTTGCCTCCGGTGCCGATG GTGGGGAGTTGATTGTATGGAAGTTACACTCTACAGAAACTGGTCAAACATGGAAAGTTCTCAAGAATTTATC CTTTCATCGCAAAGACATTTTGGATCTGCAATGGTCTCCTGATGGTGCATTTTTGATCTCTGGATCAGTTGATAATTCTTGCATCATATGGGATGTTAACAAAG gtTCTGTGCATCAGTTATTGGATAGTCATTTCCATTATGTTCAAGGTGTGGCTTGGGATCCGTTGACCAAGTATGTTGCTTCTCTTAGTTCAGATAGAACTTGCCGAGTTTATATGAACAAGCCTCAGTTAAAAACAAAAGCTGTTGAGAAGATGAATTATGTTTGTCAACATGTCATTGCAAAGACAGAGCACCAGTCTGCAGATGATTCTAAG TCTTCAAAAAACCATCTCTTTCATGATGAAACGTTGCCATCTTTCTTCCGAAGATTAGCATGGTCACCTGACGGATCATTTTTACTTGTGCCCGCAG GTTCTCACAAAATACCACCTGCATCAGATGCAGTAAATACTGCTTATGCATTTTCCAGGAAGGATTTCTCAAG GCCTGCTTTAATGCTCCCTGGTGCTAGTAAACCTGTCGTAGCTGTTCGATTTTGCCCCATGGCTTTTAGCCTGAGGGAATCGGACTCAG CTGGTTTCTTCAAGCTTCCGTATCGCCTAATTTTTGCAGTGGCTACTTTAAACTCCTTGTATATCTATGATACAGAAAGTGCTCCTCCAATAGCAATCTTGGCCGGTCTTCACTATGCAGCCATAACTGATATTGCCTG GTCATTGAGTGCCCAGTATTTGGCTGTATCTTCTCAAGATGGTTATTGTACTTTGGTAGAATTTGAAACCAATGAACTGGGATTGCCCATCCCCTTAGCAG TATCTGCTGCAGAGCACAAGAAAGACCTGGTTCATGAGAATAAAAGCCCTATTATTGACAAACGAGAGGAAATAGTGATCGAAACACCTGCAGATGCTGGTTCCATAGCAGAGAATAGCAAAAAGACAGATGTGGAGAAGAATGAAGGGAAACAGGCATCCCCTAGCTCAATTAGTATTCCTATCTCAAATAAACCTGCCAAGAGACGAATCACCCCTATGGCAATCGATCCAAAATAA
- the LOC110629568 gene encoding chromatin assembly factor 1 subunit FAS2 isoform X2 — protein MKGGTVQINWHGTKPVLTLDFHPISGLLATGGADFDIKLWLINSGEAQKKIPTSTYQNSLSHHCSAVNTLRFSKSGDLLASGADGGELIVWKLHSTETGQTWKVLKNLSFHRKDILDLQWSPDGAFLISGSVDNSCIIWDVNKGSVHQLLDSHFHYVQGVAWDPLTKYVASLSSDRTCRVYMNKPQLKTKAVEKMNYVCQHVIAKTEHQSADDSKSSKNHLFHDETLPSFFRRLAWSPDGSFLLVPAGSHKIPPASDAVNTAYAFSRKDFSRPALMLPGASKPVVAVRFCPMAFSLRESDSAGFFKLPYRLIFAVATLNSLYIYDTESAPPIAILAGLHYAAITDIAWSLSAQYLAVSSQDGYCTLVEFETNELGLPIPLAEHKKDLVHENKSPIIDKREEIVIETPADAGSIAENSKKTDVEKNEGKQASPSSISIPISNKPAKRRITPMAIDPK, from the exons ATGAAGGGAGGAACTGTTCAGATCAATTGGCATGGCACAAAACCTGTCCTAACCCTAGACTTTCACCCCATTTCCGGTCTCCTCGCCACCGGCGGCGCCGACTTCGACATCAAG CTTTGGTTAATAAATTCAGGTGAAGCGCAGAAAAAAATCCCAACATCTACTTATCAAAATAGCCTTTCCCACCATTGTTCTGCTGTGAATACTCTTCGTTTCTCCAAGTCCG GAGATCTACTTGCCTCCGGTGCCGATG GTGGGGAGTTGATTGTATGGAAGTTACACTCTACAGAAACTGGTCAAACATGGAAAGTTCTCAAGAATTTATC CTTTCATCGCAAAGACATTTTGGATCTGCAATGGTCTCCTGATGGTGCATTTTTGATCTCTGGATCAGTTGATAATTCTTGCATCATATGGGATGTTAACAAAG gtTCTGTGCATCAGTTATTGGATAGTCATTTCCATTATGTTCAAGGTGTGGCTTGGGATCCGTTGACCAAGTATGTTGCTTCTCTTAGTTCAGATAGAACTTGCCGAGTTTATATGAACAAGCCTCAGTTAAAAACAAAAGCTGTTGAGAAGATGAATTATGTTTGTCAACATGTCATTGCAAAGACAGAGCACCAGTCTGCAGATGATTCTAAG TCTTCAAAAAACCATCTCTTTCATGATGAAACGTTGCCATCTTTCTTCCGAAGATTAGCATGGTCACCTGACGGATCATTTTTACTTGTGCCCGCAG GTTCTCACAAAATACCACCTGCATCAGATGCAGTAAATACTGCTTATGCATTTTCCAGGAAGGATTTCTCAAG GCCTGCTTTAATGCTCCCTGGTGCTAGTAAACCTGTCGTAGCTGTTCGATTTTGCCCCATGGCTTTTAGCCTGAGGGAATCGGACTCAG CTGGTTTCTTCAAGCTTCCGTATCGCCTAATTTTTGCAGTGGCTACTTTAAACTCCTTGTATATCTATGATACAGAAAGTGCTCCTCCAATAGCAATCTTGGCCGGTCTTCACTATGCAGCCATAACTGATATTGCCTG GTCATTGAGTGCCCAGTATTTGGCTGTATCTTCTCAAGATGGTTATTGTACTTTGGTAGAATTTGAAACCAATGAACTGGGATTGCCCATCCCCTTAGCAG AGCACAAGAAAGACCTGGTTCATGAGAATAAAAGCCCTATTATTGACAAACGAGAGGAAATAGTGATCGAAACACCTGCAGATGCTGGTTCCATAGCAGAGAATAGCAAAAAGACAGATGTGGAGAAGAATGAAGGGAAACAGGCATCCCCTAGCTCAATTAGTATTCCTATCTCAAATAAACCTGCCAAGAGACGAATCACCCCTATGGCAATCGATCCAAAATAA